The following coding sequences lie in one Devosia litorisediminis genomic window:
- a CDS encoding VOC family protein, with translation MTDKIDYVEFPSRDRAATSAFFNAAFGWGITSYGPDYDGLEGAGIDGGIDQGAGRVAATMAIVRTQDLDDAERRVIAAGGVITQAQFDFPGGRRFHFREPGGNELAIWVARD, from the coding sequence ATGACAGACAAGATCGACTATGTGGAGTTTCCATCGCGGGACCGTGCGGCGACCAGCGCATTCTTTAACGCGGCCTTTGGCTGGGGGATAACCAGCTATGGGCCGGACTATGATGGGCTGGAGGGTGCCGGGATCGATGGTGGCATTGATCAGGGGGCGGGCAGGGTGGCCGCAACCATGGCCATTGTGCGCACCCAGGATCTGGATGACGCAGAGCGCCGGGTGATCGCAGCGGGCGGGGTTATTACCCAGGCGCAGTTCGATTTTCCGGGTGGGCGCCGGTTCCATTTTCGCGAACCGGGCGGCAATGAGTTGGCGATCTGGGTCGCACGCGACTAG